In one window of Sphingomonas glaciei DNA:
- a CDS encoding ribose-phosphate pyrophosphokinase — translation MKLLAGNSNAPLARAISDYLEIPLTRASVRRFADEEIFVEIHENVRGEDVFLIQSTSYPANDNLMELLICIDALRRASAKRITAVMPYFGYARQDRKPGPRTPISAKLVANLITTAGANRVLSVDLHAGQIQGFFDIPTDNLFGAPVVSADIQARFGDQPITVVSPDVGGVVRARSLAKRLENAPLAIVDKRREKAGESEVMNIIGDVEGRFCILIDDIVDSAGTLCNAAAALKAQGALGVVAYVTHGVLSGGAAARVAASELTELVVTDSIYSGEMDLPGTKIRRLTIAPLLAEAVRRIADESSVSSLFD, via the coding sequence ATGAAACTGCTGGCCGGCAATTCCAACGCGCCGCTCGCGCGCGCGATCAGCGACTATCTGGAGATCCCGCTTACCCGCGCGAGCGTCCGCCGCTTCGCCGACGAGGAGATTTTCGTCGAAATCCACGAGAATGTCCGCGGCGAGGATGTCTTCCTGATCCAGTCGACCAGCTACCCGGCCAACGACAATCTGATGGAATTGCTGATCTGCATCGATGCGCTGCGCCGCGCCTCGGCCAAGCGGATCACGGCGGTCATGCCTTATTTCGGCTATGCCCGGCAGGACCGGAAGCCCGGCCCGCGCACGCCGATCTCGGCCAAGCTGGTGGCGAATCTGATCACCACCGCCGGGGCCAACCGGGTGCTGTCGGTCGATCTTCACGCCGGGCAGATCCAGGGCTTCTTCGACATTCCGACCGACAACCTATTCGGCGCGCCGGTGGTCAGCGCAGACATCCAGGCGCGGTTCGGCGATCAGCCGATCACCGTGGTGTCGCCCGACGTCGGTGGCGTGGTGCGCGCGCGCAGCCTCGCCAAGCGCCTAGAGAACGCTCCGCTTGCGATCGTCGACAAGCGCCGCGAAAAGGCTGGCGAATCGGAAGTGATGAACATCATTGGCGATGTCGAGGGGCGGTTCTGCATCCTGATCGACGATATCGTCGATTCGGCTGGCACCCTGTGCAACGCCGCGGCGGCCCTGAAGGCGCAGGGTGCGCTGGGCGTGGTCGCTTATGTCACCCACGGCGTGTTGTCGGGAGGTGCCGCGGCGCGAGTGGCGGCGAGCGAGCTGACCGAGCTGGTGGTCACCGACAGCATCTATTCGGGTGAAATGGATCTGCCCGGGACCAAGATCCGCCGTCTCACCATTGCCCCGCTGCTGGCCGAGGCGGTGCGCCGGATCGCCGACGAATCGAGCGTTTCCAGCCTGTTCGATTGA
- a CDS encoding DUF4402 domain-containing protein: MKKTIFAAAVLAAVAAATPAAAQNATSASPRALAGARLIKPLALSAVRDLNFGTIVMGTINGDQTVSINGAGAVTCGASGGGLTCAGSPVSATYRITGTQGQVVTISSAAASFPLTGSNGGTLAFTPSFPTSLTLGNSGSPGNDFNVGGSVVINSSSVDGVYSGQIDIQVAYQ; this comes from the coding sequence ATGAAGAAGACGATCTTTGCCGCGGCCGTGCTGGCCGCCGTTGCCGCCGCCACGCCGGCTGCTGCCCAGAACGCAACCTCGGCCAGTCCGCGCGCCCTGGCCGGCGCCCGCCTGATCAAGCCGCTGGCGCTGAGCGCCGTGCGTGACCTGAATTTCGGCACCATCGTGATGGGCACCATCAATGGTGACCAGACCGTCAGCATCAACGGCGCCGGCGCCGTCACCTGCGGCGCGTCGGGCGGTGGCCTCACCTGCGCTGGCTCGCCCGTCTCGGCGACCTACCGGATCACCGGTACCCAGGGCCAGGTCGTGACGATCTCCTCGGCCGCTGCCAGCTTCCCGCTGACCGGTTCGAACGGCGGCACCCTTGCCTTCACGCCGTCCTTCCCGACGTCGCTGACGCTCGGCAATTCGGGCAGCCCGGGCAACGACTTCAACGTCGGTGGTTCGGTCGTCATCAACAGCAGCAGCGTCGACGGGGTCTATTCGGGCCAGATCGATATCCAGGTCGCTTACCAATAG
- a CDS encoding PspC domain-containing protein: MNRRFVLNRTDAKLMGVGAGLADMTGTDPLVIRLAIILAVLVTGPVAAILYVAAGMLAPNS; this comes from the coding sequence ATGAATCGCCGCTTTGTTCTCAACCGCACCGACGCGAAACTGATGGGCGTTGGCGCCGGGCTTGCCGACATGACCGGCACCGACCCGCTGGTGATCAGGCTGGCCATCATCCTCGCGGTGCTCGTCACCGGCCCGGTCGCCGCTATCCTTTACGTCGCTGCGGGAATGCTCGCGCCTAATAGCTGA